The following are from one region of the Gossypium hirsutum isolate 1008001.06 chromosome D03, Gossypium_hirsutum_v2.1, whole genome shotgun sequence genome:
- the LOC121215370 gene encoding RNA-binding protein 2 isoform X1, translating into MADNYWNRQQPTPPMLSSGGMLKRPRTDYDAPPSGLHPAHEMHNNLARDDDQGGHLAVKDTKTIGSAYDRYLQSAQLSSFTSGEASTFGGLGRAVGVAMPARPMADPPVMGRPASAAPDLALNGGNVSFGGQFPIDPMARLGWDILPLPPDASNTLFVEGLPPDSTRREVAHIFRPFVGYKEVRLVSKEYKHRGGDPIILCFVDFSSPACAATAMSALQGYKIDEHDPDSNYLRLQFSRNPGPRSGSGVRGRR; encoded by the exons ATGGCGGATAATTACTGGAATCGGCAGCAGCCAACTCCTCCGATGCTGTCCTCAGGTGGGATGCTTAAACGACCTCGGACTGACTATG ATGCCCCGCCTTCTGGGCTGCATCCAGCTCATGAGATGCATAATAATCTGGCAAGAGATGATGATCAAGGTGGACACCTGGCTGTGAAGGATACGAAAACCATTGGATCAGCATATGATCGTTATCTCCAGAGTGCG CAACTTTCTTCTTTTACTTCTGGAGAAGCTAGTACATTTGGTGGGTTGGGAAGGGCTGTTGGTGTTGCAATGCCTGCTCGTCCAATGGCTGATCCTCCTGTGATGGGTCGTCCTGCATCTGCTGCTCCAGATCTGGCACTAAATGGTGGAAATGTCAGTTTTGGCGGTCAATTTCCCATAGACCCAATGGCAAGGCTAGGTTGGGATATTCTACCTCTGCCTCCGGATGCTTCCAATACTCTATTTGTTGAGGGACTTCCTCCAGACAGCACAAGGAGGGAAGTAGCCC ATATCTTTCGCCCTTTTGTGGGATATAAAGAAGTACGACTAGTGAGTAAAGAATACAAACAT CGTGGTGGTGATCCTATTATCCTTTGTTTTGTTGATTTTTCAAGTCCTGCTTGTGCAGCAACTGCAATGAGTGCCTTGCAAG GTTATAAAATCGATGAACATGATCCTGATTCTAACTACTTGAGGCTACAGTTTTCACGGAACCCAGGTCCACGGTCAGGTTCTGGAGTTCGTGGAAGGAGGTGA
- the LOC121215370 gene encoding RNA-binding protein 2 isoform X2: MLGKNAPPSGLHPAHEMHNNLARDDDQGGHLAVKDTKTIGSAYDRYLQSAQLSSFTSGEASTFGGLGRAVGVAMPARPMADPPVMGRPASAAPDLALNGGNVSFGGQFPIDPMARLGWDILPLPPDASNTLFVEGLPPDSTRREVAHIFRPFVGYKEVRLVSKEYKHRGGDPIILCFVDFSSPACAATAMSALQGYKIDEHDPDSNYLRLQFSRNPGPRSGSGVRGRR, encoded by the exons ATGTTGGGAAAAA ATGCCCCGCCTTCTGGGCTGCATCCAGCTCATGAGATGCATAATAATCTGGCAAGAGATGATGATCAAGGTGGACACCTGGCTGTGAAGGATACGAAAACCATTGGATCAGCATATGATCGTTATCTCCAGAGTGCG CAACTTTCTTCTTTTACTTCTGGAGAAGCTAGTACATTTGGTGGGTTGGGAAGGGCTGTTGGTGTTGCAATGCCTGCTCGTCCAATGGCTGATCCTCCTGTGATGGGTCGTCCTGCATCTGCTGCTCCAGATCTGGCACTAAATGGTGGAAATGTCAGTTTTGGCGGTCAATTTCCCATAGACCCAATGGCAAGGCTAGGTTGGGATATTCTACCTCTGCCTCCGGATGCTTCCAATACTCTATTTGTTGAGGGACTTCCTCCAGACAGCACAAGGAGGGAAGTAGCCC ATATCTTTCGCCCTTTTGTGGGATATAAAGAAGTACGACTAGTGAGTAAAGAATACAAACAT CGTGGTGGTGATCCTATTATCCTTTGTTTTGTTGATTTTTCAAGTCCTGCTTGTGCAGCAACTGCAATGAGTGCCTTGCAAG GTTATAAAATCGATGAACATGATCCTGATTCTAACTACTTGAGGCTACAGTTTTCACGGAACCCAGGTCCACGGTCAGGTTCTGGAGTTCGTGGAAGGAGGTGA
- the LOC121215370 gene encoding RNA-binding protein 2 isoform X3 has product MHNNLARDDDQGGHLAVKDTKTIGSAYDRYLQSAQLSSFTSGEASTFGGLGRAVGVAMPARPMADPPVMGRPASAAPDLALNGGNVSFGGQFPIDPMARLGWDILPLPPDASNTLFVEGLPPDSTRREVAHIFRPFVGYKEVRLVSKEYKHRGGDPIILCFVDFSSPACAATAMSALQGYKIDEHDPDSNYLRLQFSRNPGPRSGSGVRGRR; this is encoded by the exons ATGCATAATAATCTGGCAAGAGATGATGATCAAGGTGGACACCTGGCTGTGAAGGATACGAAAACCATTGGATCAGCATATGATCGTTATCTCCAGAGTGCG CAACTTTCTTCTTTTACTTCTGGAGAAGCTAGTACATTTGGTGGGTTGGGAAGGGCTGTTGGTGTTGCAATGCCTGCTCGTCCAATGGCTGATCCTCCTGTGATGGGTCGTCCTGCATCTGCTGCTCCAGATCTGGCACTAAATGGTGGAAATGTCAGTTTTGGCGGTCAATTTCCCATAGACCCAATGGCAAGGCTAGGTTGGGATATTCTACCTCTGCCTCCGGATGCTTCCAATACTCTATTTGTTGAGGGACTTCCTCCAGACAGCACAAGGAGGGAAGTAGCCC ATATCTTTCGCCCTTTTGTGGGATATAAAGAAGTACGACTAGTGAGTAAAGAATACAAACAT CGTGGTGGTGATCCTATTATCCTTTGTTTTGTTGATTTTTCAAGTCCTGCTTGTGCAGCAACTGCAATGAGTGCCTTGCAAG GTTATAAAATCGATGAACATGATCCTGATTCTAACTACTTGAGGCTACAGTTTTCACGGAACCCAGGTCCACGGTCAGGTTCTGGAGTTCGTGGAAGGAGGTGA